Proteins co-encoded in one Christiangramia fulva genomic window:
- the gldB gene encoding gliding motility lipoprotein GldB has protein sequence MLILFSCDQKSETEEKIEKVNADFQTIRFDRKFAEADEAGLPRLKKEYPFLFPKQYPDSVWINKLHDSIQEELNTEVEKIFPEFSEETDALHSLFQHVKYYFPNFQVPEVITITSDVDYKNKVLYTGKYLFIALDTYLGEDHKFYIGIQEFLKKNFRKEQIIPDAAGEIAKQFVPKPEARTFLAHMLYYGKILYLKDLFIPGVSDAEKMGYTKEELDWAKANEDQIWRYFVENEILYDTDSNLYSRFLYPAPFSKFYLQLDSESPDRLGQYIGWHIIRSYIEKNKVFVKQMLKTPAAEIFDKANYKPQK, from the coding sequence ATGCTGATTCTCTTTTCCTGTGATCAAAAATCGGAAACTGAGGAAAAGATAGAAAAGGTAAATGCTGATTTTCAAACCATTCGCTTTGATAGGAAATTTGCCGAAGCTGATGAGGCGGGTCTTCCACGGCTAAAAAAGGAATACCCGTTCCTTTTTCCCAAGCAGTATCCTGATAGCGTCTGGATTAACAAACTTCATGACAGCATTCAGGAAGAGCTCAATACTGAAGTGGAGAAAATTTTTCCGGAGTTTTCAGAAGAAACCGACGCGCTGCACAGCCTTTTTCAGCATGTAAAATACTACTTTCCGAACTTCCAGGTGCCCGAGGTAATCACGATCACTTCTGATGTTGATTATAAAAATAAGGTGCTTTATACCGGGAAATATCTTTTTATTGCGCTTGATACCTACCTTGGGGAGGACCATAAATTTTATATAGGGATCCAGGAATTTCTGAAAAAGAATTTCAGAAAAGAGCAGATCATTCCCGATGCCGCCGGAGAAATTGCAAAACAATTTGTGCCGAAGCCCGAAGCGAGAACTTTTCTCGCTCATATGCTCTACTATGGGAAAATCCTTTATTTAAAAGATCTTTTTATTCCGGGAGTGAGCGATGCTGAAAAAATGGGCTACACAAAGGAAGAACTCGACTGGGCTAAGGCTAATGAAGATCAGATCTGGCGATATTTTGTAGAAAATGAGATTTTATATGATACCGATTCCAACCTGTATTCAAGGTTTTTATATCCGGCACCTTTTTCTAAATTTTATCTTCAGCTCGACAGTGAGTCGCCAGACAGGTTAGGGCAGTACATCGGCTGGCACATTATACGTTCATATATAGAAAAAAATAAGGTTTTCGTCAAACAAATGCTGAAAACGCCTGCCGCCGAAATTTTTGATAAAGCAAACTATAAACCACAGAAATAA
- a CDS encoding UDP-N-acetylmuramoyl-L-alanyl-D-glutamate--2,6-diaminopimelate ligase yields MKILKDILYRVNMEAVAGDTGVSINSLQFDSRKVQLNDVFVAIRGTVSDGHDFIKKAEDQGAIAIICEQMPEKKVNGVTYVEVKDTKKALAYMASNYYDTPSEKLKLVGVTGTNGKTTIATLLYDLFTNAGFKAGLLSTVKVMVGDKQYEAIRTTPDSITINSYLKKMNDVGVEFCFMEVSSHGIDQHRTTALKFVGGIFTNLSHDHLDYHKTFADYRDVKKRFFDELPASAFALSNVDDKNGLVMLQNTKAKKYTYALKSYADYRAQILENQFTGLLLKINDQEVWSRLIGSFNAYNVLAIFATADLLGLETLEILKLISELRSVNGRFQYVISEKEKITAIVDYAHTPDALKNVLETINSIRTKNEELITVVGCGGDRDTTKRPKMGHIASALSTKVIFTSDNPRTEDPEKIIKDVEAGVQPQNFKKTMSVTNRKQAIKMACQLARQNDIILIAGKGHETYQEINGEKFDFDDFKIVTQTLKELDK; encoded by the coding sequence TTGAAAATTTTAAAGGATATACTTTACAGGGTAAATATGGAGGCGGTTGCCGGCGACACCGGCGTAAGCATTAATTCGCTTCAGTTCGACTCCCGTAAGGTCCAGTTGAATGACGTATTTGTAGCGATCCGCGGAACAGTTTCTGACGGACATGATTTTATTAAAAAAGCCGAAGATCAGGGCGCGATCGCCATCATCTGCGAGCAGATGCCTGAGAAAAAGGTGAACGGCGTTACTTATGTGGAAGTAAAAGACACCAAAAAAGCCCTGGCTTATATGGCTTCCAATTATTACGATACGCCATCAGAAAAATTAAAACTGGTTGGCGTTACCGGTACCAATGGAAAAACTACTATTGCCACCCTCCTCTACGATCTTTTCACCAACGCAGGTTTTAAGGCCGGGCTTCTTTCAACCGTAAAAGTCATGGTAGGCGATAAGCAGTATGAAGCCATCCGAACCACTCCAGATTCTATTACTATCAATTCTTATCTGAAAAAGATGAATGATGTTGGAGTGGAATTTTGCTTTATGGAAGTAAGTTCTCACGGGATCGATCAGCACCGCACAACAGCCTTGAAATTCGTGGGAGGAATTTTCACCAATTTATCACACGATCATCTCGATTATCATAAAACCTTCGCAGACTATCGCGATGTTAAAAAGCGGTTTTTTGATGAACTGCCTGCTTCGGCTTTTGCGCTTTCGAATGTTGATGATAAGAACGGATTGGTGATGCTTCAGAATACAAAAGCTAAAAAATATACCTACGCCTTAAAATCGTATGCCGATTATAGAGCGCAGATCCTGGAAAACCAGTTTACCGGTTTGCTTCTGAAAATAAACGACCAGGAAGTCTGGTCAAGATTAATAGGAAGTTTTAACGCTTATAATGTCCTGGCGATTTTCGCAACGGCCGACCTTCTCGGTTTGGAAACCCTCGAAATCTTAAAACTCATCAGTGAGCTGAGATCGGTAAACGGAAGGTTTCAATATGTGATTTCAGAAAAAGAAAAAATTACGGCAATCGTCGATTACGCTCATACGCCCGACGCGCTTAAAAATGTGCTTGAAACCATTAACAGCATCCGCACAAAAAATGAAGAATTGATCACCGTGGTGGGTTGTGGAGGAGATCGCGACACCACGAAGAGGCCTAAAATGGGCCATATCGCTTCTGCCTTGAGCACCAAAGTGATCTTTACCAGCGATAATCCGCGTACCGAAGATCCCGAAAAGATCATTAAAGATGTGGAAGCTGGTGTGCAGCCTCAGAATTTCAAAAAAACAATGAGCGTCACTAATAGAAAACAGGCAATTAAAATGGCCTGTCAGCTGGCCAGGC
- the yihA gene encoding ribosome biogenesis GTP-binding protein YihA/YsxC, with translation MKIKSAEFVVSNSKVEQCPNSSLPEYAFIGRSNVGKSSLINMLTGRKSLAKTSAKPGKTQLINHFLINSNWHLVDLPGYGYAQVSKSTKKVFQKFITAYFEQRKQLVCAFVLIDSRHQPQAIDMEFMQWLGENTIPFCIIFTKTDKLKLKELEKNIENYKAEMLKTWEEMPEFFITSAAKNTGGEAILDYIENINKQLNKN, from the coding sequence ATGAAGATCAAGTCTGCCGAATTTGTTGTGAGCAACTCCAAAGTTGAGCAATGTCCCAACAGTTCGCTGCCCGAATATGCTTTTATAGGAAGAAGTAATGTGGGAAAATCTTCGCTTATCAATATGCTTACCGGTCGCAAATCATTGGCAAAAACCTCAGCAAAACCAGGAAAAACACAGCTGATCAATCATTTCCTGATCAATTCCAACTGGCATCTGGTAGATTTGCCCGGCTATGGTTACGCTCAGGTTTCCAAATCTACCAAAAAGGTGTTTCAGAAATTTATCACCGCTTATTTTGAGCAAAGAAAACAATTGGTGTGCGCTTTTGTACTCATAGACTCGCGGCATCAACCGCAGGCTATCGATATGGAATTCATGCAATGGCTCGGCGAAAATACGATCCCGTTCTGTATAATTTTCACCAAAACCGATAAGCTGAAGCTAAAGGAACTCGAAAAAAATATCGAAAATTACAAAGCAGAAATGCTAAAAACCTGGGAAGAGATGCCGGAATTTTTCATTACTTCAGCCGCAAAAAACACGGGCGGGGAAGCTATTCTGGATTACATAGAAAACATCAATAAGCAATTGAACAAAAATTAA
- the nadE gene encoding NAD(+) synthase, translating into MQTEKVADHIINWLKDYASQAGMNGFVVGVSGGIDSAVTSALCAKTGMRTLCLEMPIYQEKNQVTRARKHLNELEHNFANVSSLEINLTPVYDNFVATLPQEPASEKLDLSLANSRARLRMTTLYYFAGLHAYLVAGTGNKIEDFGVGFFTKYGDGGVDLSPIADLLKSEVYDLGKHLNIIDEIMLAPPTDGLFGDSRSDEEQLGATYNELEWAMEKINSGIDLNNLNAREKEVLEIYQRLNFANKHKVAPIPVCEIPVHLKK; encoded by the coding sequence ATGCAGACTGAAAAAGTTGCCGATCACATTATTAACTGGTTAAAAGATTATGCCTCTCAGGCAGGAATGAACGGATTTGTGGTTGGAGTTAGCGGCGGGATCGATTCTGCGGTCACCTCTGCTCTATGCGCAAAGACCGGAATGCGCACTTTATGCCTGGAAATGCCTATTTATCAGGAAAAAAACCAGGTTACCAGAGCGAGAAAACATTTAAATGAGCTGGAACATAATTTCGCCAACGTGAGCAGCCTGGAAATAAATCTTACGCCGGTCTATGATAATTTTGTAGCAACGCTTCCCCAGGAACCTGCTTCTGAAAAACTTGACCTCAGCCTCGCCAATTCCAGGGCGCGACTGCGAATGACAACGCTTTATTATTTTGCAGGACTCCATGCTTATCTCGTTGCCGGAACCGGAAATAAAATTGAAGATTTTGGCGTAGGCTTTTTTACCAAATACGGAGATGGTGGTGTTGACCTCAGTCCCATTGCAGATCTTTTAAAAAGTGAAGTGTACGACTTGGGTAAACATCTGAATATTATTGACGAAATAATGCTTGCCCCTCCTACTGATGGTCTTTTTGGGGATAGCAGAAGTGATGAAGAGCAATTAGGCGCTACTTATAATGAACTTGAGTGGGCGATGGAAAAGATAAATTCGGGAATTGACCTAAATAATCTCAACGCCAGGGAAAAAGAGGTCCTTGAAATTTATCAGCGCCTAAATTTTGCAAATAAACACAAAGTAGCTCCCATTCCTGTTTGCGAAATACCCGTTCATCTAAAAAAATAA
- a CDS encoding FtsL-like putative cell division protein — MKQGFYNILKANFLISNDAVKNWRFIVFCTILAIIMIASSHSAERKVHEIARLNNEVRALRSEFVERRSDLMKIKMESTITNKMAGKGIGPSEVPPNKIKVIIKD; from the coding sequence ATGAAACAGGGTTTTTACAACATTCTTAAAGCGAATTTCCTAATCAGTAATGACGCGGTTAAAAACTGGCGTTTCATCGTTTTCTGCACCATTCTGGCCATCATCATGATCGCAAGTTCTCATAGTGCAGAACGAAAAGTACATGAGATTGCAAGACTGAATAATGAGGTGAGAGCACTAAGAAGTGAATTTGTAGAGAGACGTTCAGATTTGATGAAAATAAAGATGGAATCTACCATCACCAATAAAATGGCTGGAAAGGGTATTGGGCCTTCAGAGGTCCCGCCCAACAAAATAAAAGTGATAATTAAAGATTAA
- a CDS encoding alpha/beta fold hydrolase has translation MKDHLRQEGKFTYLEKGEGTPIVILHGLMGGLSNFDGVVDYFPENGYKVLIPELPLYSMSLLKTSVGTFARYLKEFIDFKGYKEVILLGNSLGGHIALLATKMFPEVVKALVITGSSGLYENAMGESYPRRGDYEFIKKKAQAVFYDPEVATQEIVDDVYKTVSDRNKLVKTLAIAKSAIRHNMAKDLPKMGTPTCIIWGKNDSVTPPEVAEDFERLLPDADLFWIDKCGHAAMMEHPGEFNKVLHAWFKKRDI, from the coding sequence ATGAAAGATCACTTACGGCAAGAGGGAAAATTCACATATCTTGAAAAAGGCGAAGGCACTCCAATTGTTATCCTTCACGGACTTATGGGAGGCCTGAGCAATTTTGACGGCGTGGTAGATTATTTTCCCGAGAACGGCTATAAAGTGCTGATCCCGGAACTCCCTCTTTACTCCATGTCGCTTCTTAAAACAAGCGTTGGCACATTTGCCAGATATCTCAAGGAATTTATAGATTTTAAAGGCTACAAAGAAGTGATCCTGCTTGGAAATTCTCTGGGCGGCCACATTGCTTTACTGGCGACAAAAATGTTCCCCGAAGTAGTAAAAGCTCTTGTGATCACCGGTAGTTCAGGGCTTTATGAAAATGCGATGGGTGAAAGTTATCCTCGTCGCGGCGATTATGAATTCATAAAAAAGAAGGCCCAGGCGGTTTTTTATGATCCTGAGGTTGCTACACAGGAAATAGTTGATGATGTGTATAAAACCGTGAGCGATCGCAATAAACTGGTTAAGACCCTGGCCATCGCTAAAAGCGCTATTCGGCATAATATGGCTAAAGATCTGCCAAAAATGGGCACCCCAACCTGTATTATCTGGGGAAAAAACGATTCGGTTACCCCACCGGAGGTCGCTGAAGATTTTGAACGCCTTCTTCCCGACGCCGATCTTTTCTGGATCGACAAATGCGGACATGCTGCGATGATGGAACATCCCGGGGAGTTCAACAAAGTGCTTCACGCCTGGTTCAAAAAAAGGGATATCTAA
- the mraZ gene encoding division/cell wall cluster transcriptional repressor MraZ, which produces MVNLIGTYECKVDAKGRLMVPSALKKQLAPMLQEGFVIKRAVFQNCLELYPMSEWNVLMKKMNGLNRFKKKNNDFIRRFTAGVKTVEVDANGRLLIPKDLTAFAGIDKEIVISSAINIVEIWDKEKYENAIEAASDDFGDLAEEVMGNEDMDGIS; this is translated from the coding sequence GTGGTAAATCTCATTGGAACATACGAATGCAAAGTTGATGCGAAGGGCCGGCTTATGGTGCCTTCAGCATTGAAGAAGCAGCTTGCGCCAATGTTGCAGGAGGGATTTGTGATCAAGCGGGCGGTTTTTCAGAATTGCCTTGAGCTGTACCCGATGAGTGAATGGAATGTGCTGATGAAAAAAATGAACGGACTTAACCGTTTCAAAAAGAAGAATAACGATTTCATCAGGAGGTTTACCGCCGGGGTGAAAACTGTGGAGGTCGATGCCAATGGCCGGCTTCTCATTCCTAAAGATCTTACCGCTTTCGCCGGAATCGATAAAGAGATCGTGATCTCTTCGGCGATCAATATTGTGGAGATCTGGGATAAGGAAAAGTATGAAAATGCCATAGAAGCTGCTTCCGACGATTTTGGCGATCTGGCGGAAGAAGTGATGGGTAACGAAGATATGGATGGAATATCATAA
- a CDS encoding GTPase, translating into MKLLFIYNANSGKANAFVDTLHKIFRPSTYSCDLCNLSFGIFSEKKQWKKFRKNLEVETEFLHRDEFQKKYASKFGYKFNYPIVLSENSEGLEVFISDKEFAQISSAKMLMGLIEQRLKQ; encoded by the coding sequence TTGAAGCTGCTTTTTATTTATAACGCGAACTCGGGAAAGGCTAATGCCTTTGTTGACACCCTGCATAAGATCTTCAGGCCTTCTACTTATTCCTGTGATCTTTGCAATCTAAGCTTCGGAATTTTCTCCGAAAAGAAGCAATGGAAGAAATTCAGGAAAAATCTTGAGGTAGAAACAGAATTTCTGCATAGGGATGAATTTCAGAAGAAGTATGCCTCGAAGTTTGGCTATAAATTCAATTATCCTATTGTACTTTCTGAAAATTCAGAAGGGCTTGAGGTTTTTATATCTGATAAAGAATTTGCTCAAATCAGTTCTGCCAAAATGCTTATGGGGCTTATTGAACAAAGGCTGAAGCAGTAA
- a CDS encoding penicillin-binding protein, whose translation MATTEKNILNRMYFVAGCLFIFAIAVGAKLIDIQFVQGDHYRELAEERVFRNFKIPANRGNLYDVNGNLLATSVPKYDVRFDAVTVSDKDFETNIGPLSRELSKMFGKPSSYYNQKLRTARANHQRYLLIARNLGYSDYMKIKNFPMFNLGAYKGGMITEQSTVREHPLGKMGERTVGYERKDENGYFTRVGLEGAFGHFLRGTDGRQLKQKIAKGQWKPISDNNEVEPEDGYDVISTIDVNIQDIAHHSLLRQLEYFEAEHGTVIVMETKTGEIKAVSNLGRTENGTYYEKRNYAVYEAHEPGSTFKLMAMVAALEDKVIDTNQVIDTEKGVTYFYGRAVRDSHHGGFGKISAARAFEVSSNTAFSKMITNAYGNHPEKFVNRLDAMGLNRKIGLEIKGEGSPRIPHPQDKSWNGLSLPWMAFGYGVAITPLQTLTFYNAIANDGVMVKPHFIKEVKDRDKVIMEMDTEVMNPSVCSKETAHKVREMMKNVVKRGTATNIYTENFSMAGKTGTCQTEYWIEPGRYIASFAGYFPADHPKYSCIVVIHKPKRSKGYYGNIVAAPVFKDIAQKIYTDTPVMDSIQSLEIKDPKVKSDFEKYYAKVQNEKLLMPDVTGMPAMDAVSILENLGLEVYIDGSGEVRRQSVAAGQKVKNNQKVKLEVS comes from the coding sequence ATGGCGACAACCGAAAAAAACATCCTGAACCGAATGTACTTCGTGGCTGGCTGTCTCTTTATTTTTGCGATAGCCGTCGGCGCCAAACTGATCGATATTCAGTTTGTTCAGGGGGATCATTACCGGGAACTTGCTGAAGAAAGAGTCTTCAGGAATTTTAAGATTCCGGCTAACCGTGGCAATCTTTATGACGTGAATGGAAACTTACTGGCGACTTCGGTTCCGAAATACGACGTTCGTTTTGATGCAGTCACCGTTTCTGATAAAGATTTCGAAACTAATATTGGGCCGCTTTCCAGGGAGCTATCCAAAATGTTTGGAAAACCTTCTTCTTATTATAATCAAAAACTGAGAACGGCTCGGGCGAACCATCAGCGGTATTTGCTTATTGCAAGAAATCTGGGCTATTCAGATTATATGAAGATCAAGAATTTTCCAATGTTTAATCTTGGAGCCTATAAGGGTGGTATGATCACCGAGCAAAGTACGGTGAGGGAACATCCGCTGGGTAAAATGGGAGAGAGAACGGTCGGCTATGAACGAAAAGACGAAAATGGTTATTTCACCCGCGTAGGTCTGGAAGGAGCTTTTGGTCATTTTTTAAGAGGAACTGACGGCCGACAGTTAAAGCAAAAAATTGCTAAAGGGCAGTGGAAGCCTATCAGTGATAATAATGAGGTAGAACCTGAAGACGGTTACGACGTAATCTCTACTATAGATGTGAACATTCAGGATATCGCACATCATTCTTTGCTCAGGCAGCTCGAATATTTTGAAGCTGAACACGGTACGGTAATCGTCATGGAAACCAAAACCGGCGAGATCAAAGCTGTTTCCAATCTTGGACGCACCGAAAACGGCACTTATTACGAAAAAAGAAATTACGCGGTTTATGAGGCTCATGAACCGGGTTCGACTTTCAAGCTAATGGCCATGGTGGCCGCGCTTGAAGATAAAGTTATTGACACGAATCAGGTTATTGATACTGAAAAAGGCGTAACCTATTTCTACGGTCGTGCGGTAAGGGATTCCCATCATGGCGGCTTCGGAAAGATCTCTGCGGCCCGCGCTTTTGAGGTTTCTTCGAATACTGCTTTCAGTAAAATGATCACTAATGCTTATGGCAATCACCCCGAGAAATTTGTTAACCGACTTGATGCTATGGGGCTTAACCGCAAGATTGGTCTTGAAATTAAAGGTGAGGGATCTCCCCGAATCCCTCACCCTCAAGACAAATCGTGGAATGGTTTGAGCCTTCCGTGGATGGCTTTTGGTTATGGCGTGGCGATCACTCCCTTACAAACGCTCACTTTTTATAACGCTATAGCCAATGATGGTGTGATGGTGAAGCCGCATTTTATAAAGGAAGTGAAAGACCGCGATAAGGTGATTATGGAAATGGATACTGAAGTGATGAATCCTTCGGTTTGTTCCAAAGAGACAGCGCATAAAGTTCGTGAAATGATGAAAAATGTGGTCAAACGAGGAACGGCGACCAATATTTATACTGAAAACTTTTCGATGGCTGGGAAAACAGGAACCTGCCAGACCGAATACTGGATTGAACCCGGCCGATATATCGCCTCTTTTGCAGGTTATTTCCCTGCCGACCATCCTAAATATTCCTGTATCGTAGTAATTCACAAGCCTAAAAGGAGCAAGGGCTATTATGGTAATATCGTGGCGGCCCCCGTTTTCAAAGATATCGCTCAAAAAATTTACACCGATACCCCGGTTATGGATTCCATCCAGTCACTAGAAATTAAGGATCCGAAGGTGAAATCCGATTTTGAAAAATATTATGCCAAAGTTCAGAATGAGAAATTACTGATGCCCGATGTGACCGGAATGCCGGCCATGGATGCGGTTTCTATCCTCGAAAATCTTGGACTTGAAGTTTATATAGATGGCAGCGGGGAAGTTAGGAGACAATCGGTCGCTGCCGGGCAAAAGGTTAAAAATAATCAGAAAGTAAAACTGGAAGTAAGTTGA
- the rsmH gene encoding 16S rRNA (cytosine(1402)-N(4))-methyltransferase RsmH, with protein MEYHNPVLLKESVDGLAVKPDGIYVDVTFGGGGHSREILSRLGEKGKLYAFDQDKDALRNTIEDDRFTLINENFRYLKRFLRFYGVRKVDGILGDFGVSSHQFNEAERGFSTRFDAKLDMRMDQKNKLSAYEVINNYEEEQLRDMFYEYAELKNAPKLARTIVSERKNKPIETSEQLNDLLKPLLFKGRENKILAQIYQALRIEVNQEIEVLKEFLSQTEEIVKEGGRLSLISYHSLEDRLVKRYIRSGLFKGEPEKDMFGNVSVPFKKVGKLIVPSKEEIKQNNRARSAKLRIAEKL; from the coding sequence ATGGAATATCATAACCCTGTTCTGTTAAAAGAATCGGTGGATGGTCTTGCTGTTAAACCCGACGGAATTTATGTAGATGTGACTTTTGGTGGTGGCGGCCATTCCCGGGAAATACTTTCAAGACTTGGTGAAAAAGGCAAATTGTATGCCTTTGATCAGGATAAAGACGCTCTTAGAAATACAATTGAAGACGACAGGTTTACGCTCATCAACGAGAATTTCAGATACCTGAAACGCTTTCTCCGTTTTTACGGAGTTCGAAAAGTAGACGGAATTCTTGGCGATTTTGGGGTTTCCTCTCATCAGTTCAATGAAGCGGAAAGAGGATTTTCAACCCGGTTCGATGCGAAGTTGGATATGAGGATGGATCAGAAAAATAAGCTCAGCGCTTATGAAGTGATCAATAATTATGAAGAGGAGCAGCTGCGAGATATGTTTTATGAATATGCCGAGCTGAAGAATGCGCCGAAACTCGCCAGAACTATTGTGAGTGAGCGAAAGAACAAGCCGATAGAAACCAGCGAACAGCTGAACGATTTGCTGAAGCCGTTGCTTTTTAAAGGAAGAGAGAATAAAATCCTTGCGCAGATCTATCAGGCTTTGCGTATTGAAGTGAACCAGGAAATTGAGGTTTTGAAAGAATTTTTATCACAAACCGAAGAGATCGTAAAAGAAGGAGGCAGGTTGAGTTTGATCTCCTATCACTCGCTCGAAGACCGGTTAGTGAAACGATATATAAGAAGCGGATTGTTTAAAGGGGAACCCGAGAAAGATATGTTCGGAAATGTATCGGTTCCTTTTAAAAAAGTGGGAAAACTAATCGTTCCTTCAAAAGAAGAGATAAAACAGAATAATCGTGCGAGAAGCGCAAAACTTAGAATAGCTGAAAAACTTTAA
- a CDS encoding response regulator: protein MYRVLIADHHPIIYEGVKCVLRNNPALQVYGRVGSGTQLFNQLEKDAPDVLIVELDLPQINGINAIRRIKQEFPQVKTLIFSSHPEEMYALSTIKAGAAGYISKHSDNETLEKAIYQVARGGIYLNRKITEKLNSGISRGKSLITKFKKLSTRESEVLNLLSSGKRNKDIAEALAINEKTVSTYKTRLLKKLKVDNVADLITQSRLLQLNTT, encoded by the coding sequence ATGTATCGAGTTTTAATCGCAGATCATCACCCCATAATCTACGAAGGAGTAAAATGTGTTTTGAGAAATAATCCGGCACTTCAGGTGTACGGAAGGGTTGGCAGCGGTACGCAGCTATTCAATCAACTGGAAAAAGACGCTCCAGATGTATTGATCGTGGAACTCGATTTACCTCAGATAAATGGCATTAATGCAATACGGCGCATTAAGCAGGAATTTCCGCAGGTGAAAACCCTTATTTTCAGTTCTCATCCCGAAGAAATGTATGCCTTGAGTACGATCAAAGCCGGCGCTGCCGGATACATCTCTAAGCATTCTGATAATGAGACACTTGAAAAAGCTATTTATCAGGTGGCAAGAGGCGGAATTTACCTTAACCGCAAGATCACCGAAAAACTGAATTCGGGTATCTCAAGAGGTAAGAGTTTGATTACAAAATTTAAGAAGCTTTCTACCCGGGAATCTGAAGTTTTAAATCTGCTTTCTTCCGGTAAAAGAAATAAAGATATCGCTGAAGCACTTGCGATCAATGAGAAAACGGTGAGTACCTACAAAACCCGTCTTCTTAAAAAATTAAAAGTAGATAACGTGGCTGATTTGATCACCCAATCAAGGTTACTTCAATTGAATACTACATAA
- the gldC gene encoding gliding motility protein GldC produces MSKYKKSEINIEVITDENHVPEDITWSAEDGNIFKEEAKALMLSVWDSKQQETLRIDLWTKDMPVDEMKKFFHQTLVSMSNTYYRATNDDKMRDTMKDFCDYFAEKTEIKKQ; encoded by the coding sequence ATGTCTAAATACAAAAAATCTGAAATAAATATTGAAGTCATCACCGACGAAAATCATGTTCCCGAAGACATCACCTGGAGCGCTGAAGACGGGAATATCTTTAAAGAAGAGGCCAAAGCGCTGATGCTTTCCGTCTGGGACAGCAAACAGCAGGAAACCCTACGTATTGATCTTTGGACCAAAGACATGCCCGTTGATGAAATGAAGAAATTTTTTCATCAAACCCTGGTTTCCATGAGCAATACCTATTACCGCGCCACCAATGATGATAAAATGCGAGATACCATGAAGGATTTCTGCGACTATTTCGCTGAAAAGACTGAGATCAAAAAGCAGTAA